In Scleropages formosus chromosome 10, fSclFor1.1, whole genome shotgun sequence, a single genomic region encodes these proteins:
- the rab38a gene encoding ras-related protein Rab-38: MQKIQKEHLYKVLVIGDLGVGKTSIIKRYVHQNFSPNYRATIGVDFALKVLSWDAETVRLQLWDIAGQERFGNMTRVYYREAMGAFVVFDVTRPSTFEAVTKWKEDLDSKLSLSNGKGVAAVLLANKCDQGRDVLTNNGIKMDQFCQENGFVGWFETSAKENINIDEAASCLVKHIIASENDMLQAEVPDTVSPQLNSPRNASCSACFRS, translated from the exons ATGCAGAAGATCCAGAAGGAGCACCTCTACAAGGTGCTGGTGATCGGAGACCTGGGTGTGGGCAAGACGAGCATCATCAAGCGCTACGTGCACCAGAACTTCTCGCCCAATTACCGGGCCACGATCGGCGTGGACTTCGCGCTCAAGGTGCTGTCGTGGGACGCGGAGACCGTGAGGCTGCAGCTGTGGGACATCGCAG GCCAGGAGCGCTTCGGCAACATGACGCGGGTCTACTACCGGGAGGCCATGGGCGCCTTCGTCGTCTTCGACGTCACCCGGCCCTCGACGTTCGAGGCGGTCACCAAGTGGAAGGAGGACTTGGACTCCAAACTGAGCCTTTCCAACGGGAAGGGCGTCGCCGCCGTGCTGCTCGCTAACAAGTGCGACCAAGGCAGGGACGTGTTGACCAACAACGGCATCAAGATGGACCAGTTCTGCCAGGAGAACGGATTCGTGGGCTGGTTCGAGACCTCAGCCAAG GAGAACATCAACATCGACGAAGCGGCCAGCTGCCTGGTGAAACACATCATCGCCAGCGAGAACGACATGCTGCAGGCCGAAGTCCCCGACACCGTGTCGCCGCAGCTCAACTCGCCGCGGAACGCCTCCTGCTCCGCCTGTTTCCGCTCCTAA